A single region of the Betta splendens chromosome 12, fBetSpl5.4, whole genome shotgun sequence genome encodes:
- the LOC114866594 gene encoding formin-binding protein 1 isoform X30, whose product MTMLRRKSEFFVFLDSVRSVTSEKDEQKEERQLSPYEEYLQVLLQMKMTIADQFDNLEKHTQWGIEFVEKYTKFVKERSEIEINYAKQIRNLSKKYQPKKNSREDEESKYTVCRAFVTTLNELNDYAGQHELISENLTSQIITELTRFLQELKTERKTHFHDGRKAQQHIESSWKQLESCKRKFERDCKEADRAQQYFEKMDADINVTKADVEKARQQAQVRHQMASDSKGDYSAYLQKFNQEQNEHYYTVIPSIFQKLQDMEERRIERVGVCMKTFADVDRQVLPIVGKCLDGMTKGAESIDPKTDSQQVVESYKSGFEPPGDVEFEDYGQAMKRTASETSLSNTREAKERPAGKSKGKLWPFIKNKNKGSGPEDFSHLPPEQRRKKLQGKIDELNKDIQKEMDQRDALTKMKDVYVKNPQMGDPASVDPRLTEIGQNIEKLQFEVQKFEGWLAEVEERMPSKSDSHRRSGIYETQNSTTVSNNCAQDRESPDGSYTEEQNSETQVKVNPAPNPAPAPAPAPHSITPDFDDEFDDDTLPTIGTCKALYPFEGQNEGTISLVEGELLYVIEEDKGDGWTRVRRNEEEEGYVPTSYVEVFLETNAKGAMTYI is encoded by the exons ATGACCATGTTGCGCAGGAAGAGCGAGTTTTTCGTCTTTTTGGACAGCGTTCGCTCCGTGACATCAGAAAAGgacgagcagaaggaggagcgtCAGCTGAGCCCGTACGAAGAGTATCTACAGGTGCTCCTGCAGATGAAGATGACCATTGCT GATCAGTTTGACAACTTGGAGAAGCATACACAGTGGGGGATCGAGTTTGTGGAGAAGTACACCAAAtttgtaaaagagagatccgaGATCGAGATCAACTATGCAAAACAAATTAG GAATTTATCAAAGAAATATCAACCCAAGAAGAACTCGCGAGAAGATGAGGAAAGCAA GTACACCGTCTGTCGAGCCTTCGTGACGACACTCAACGAGCTAAATGACTACGCGGGTCAACACGAGCTGATATCGGAGAACCTGACGTCTCAAATCATCACCGAACTTACGCGCTTCCTGCAGGAACTCAAGACTGAGAGGAAAACG CACTTCCATGATGGCCgtaaagcacagcagcacatcGAGAGCTCGTGGAAACAGCTGGAATCT tGTAAAAGAAAATTTGAGAGGGACTGCAAAGAGGCCGACAGAGCACAGCAATACTTTGAGAAGATGGATGCTGACATTAACGTGACTAAGGCTGACGTGGAAAAG GCACGACAGCAAGCTCAGGTGCGGCACCAGATGGCTTCTGACAGCAAGGGCGACTACTCCGCCTACCTGCAGAAGTTCAACCAGGAACAGAATGAACATTACTACACAGTCATACCCAGCATATTCCAG AAACTTCAAGAcatggaggagagaagaatCGAGAGGGTCGGAGTGTGCATGAAGACCTTTGCAGACGTAGATCGCCAAGTGCTGCCCATTGTGGGGAAATGTTTAGACGGCATGACGAAAGGCGCTGAATCCATTGACCCCAAGACT GATTCACAGCAGGTGGTGGAGTCCTATAAGTCTGGGTTCGAGCCCCCGGGGGATGTGGAGTTCGAGGACTACGGCCAGGCCATGAAGAGGACGGCGTCTGAAACCAGCCTGTCCAACACCAGAGAGGCCAAGGAGAGGCCTGCTGGCAAGAGCAAGGGCAAACTGTGGCCGTTCATTAAGAACAAGAACAAG GGTTCTGGACCAGAGGACTTCAGCCACCTGCCGccagagcagaggagaaagAAGCTGCAGGGCAAGATAGACgaattaaacaaagacattcAAAAAGAAATGGACCAGAG GGATGCTTTGACTAAGATGAAAGACGTGTACGTGAAGAACCCTCAGATGGGAGACCCGGCCAGCGTGGACCCCCGGCTAACAGAAATAGGCCAGAACATCGAGAAGCTCCAGTTTGAAGTGCAGAAATTCGAG GGCTGGTtagcggaggtggaggagaggatgccGTCCAAGAGCGACTCGCACCGCAGGAGTGGAATCTACGAGACTCAGAACAGCACGACAGTGAGCAACAACTGCGCGCAGGACAGGGAGAG CCCGGACGGCAGCTACACGGAGGAGCAGAACTCAGAGACTCAGGTCAAAGTCAACCCCGCCCCCaaccccgcccccgcccccgcccccgccccccactCCATCACGCCGGACTTCGACGACGAGTTCGACGACGACACCCTGCCCACCATCGGCACCTGCAAAGCCTTGTACCCCTTCGAAG GTCAGAACGAGGGCACCATCTCCTTGGTGGAGGGGGAGCTGCTGTACGTGATAGAGGAAGACAAAGGCGACGGCTGGACGCGGGTTCGcaggaacgaggaggaggagggatacGTCCCCACATCCTACGTCGAGGTCTTTTTGGAAACTAATGCCAAAGGTGCTATGACATACATCTAA
- the LOC114866594 gene encoding formin-binding protein 1 isoform X7 — MTMLRRKSEFFVFLDSVRSVTSEKDEQKEERQLSPYEEYLQVLLQMKMTIADQFDNLEKHTQWGIEFVEKYTKFVKERSEIEINYAKQIRNLSKKYQPKKNSREDEESKYTVCRAFVTTLNELNDYAGQHELISENLTSQIITELTRFLQELKTERKTHFHDGRKAQQHIESSWKQLESCKRKFERDCKEADRAQQYFEKMDADINVTKADVEKARQQAQVRHQMASDSKGDYSAYLQKFNQEQNEHYYTVIPSIFQKLQDMEERRIERVGVCMKTFADVDRQVLPIVGKCLDGMTKGAESIDPKTDSQQVVESYKSGFEPPGDVEFEDYGQAMKRTASETSLSNTREAKERPAGKSKGKLWPFIKNKNKPPPAPPASSPPSPSAVPNDPQSPKQHKEPLSHRLNDFMTSKPKMHCLRSLRRGQQSPRSLICHKELMKRTLGRPTYAFEARQYVLSLKLITLNSQVRNLIEGSGPEDFSHLPPEQRRKKLQGKIDELNKDIQKEMDQRDALTKMKDVYVKNPQMGDPASVDPRLTEIGQNIEKLQFEVQKFEGWLAEVEERMPSKSDSHRRSGIYETQNSTTVSNNCAQDRERPLSSPDGSYTEEQNSETQVKVNPAPNPAPAPAPAPHSITPDFDDEFDDDTLPTIGTCKALYPFEGQNEGTISLVEGELLYVIEEDKGDGWTRVRRNEEEEGYVPTSYVEVFLETNAKGAMTYI; from the exons ATGACCATGTTGCGCAGGAAGAGCGAGTTTTTCGTCTTTTTGGACAGCGTTCGCTCCGTGACATCAGAAAAGgacgagcagaaggaggagcgtCAGCTGAGCCCGTACGAAGAGTATCTACAGGTGCTCCTGCAGATGAAGATGACCATTGCT GATCAGTTTGACAACTTGGAGAAGCATACACAGTGGGGGATCGAGTTTGTGGAGAAGTACACCAAAtttgtaaaagagagatccgaGATCGAGATCAACTATGCAAAACAAATTAG GAATTTATCAAAGAAATATCAACCCAAGAAGAACTCGCGAGAAGATGAGGAAAGCAA GTACACCGTCTGTCGAGCCTTCGTGACGACACTCAACGAGCTAAATGACTACGCGGGTCAACACGAGCTGATATCGGAGAACCTGACGTCTCAAATCATCACCGAACTTACGCGCTTCCTGCAGGAACTCAAGACTGAGAGGAAAACG CACTTCCATGATGGCCgtaaagcacagcagcacatcGAGAGCTCGTGGAAACAGCTGGAATCT tGTAAAAGAAAATTTGAGAGGGACTGCAAAGAGGCCGACAGAGCACAGCAATACTTTGAGAAGATGGATGCTGACATTAACGTGACTAAGGCTGACGTGGAAAAG GCACGACAGCAAGCTCAGGTGCGGCACCAGATGGCTTCTGACAGCAAGGGCGACTACTCCGCCTACCTGCAGAAGTTCAACCAGGAACAGAATGAACATTACTACACAGTCATACCCAGCATATTCCAG AAACTTCAAGAcatggaggagagaagaatCGAGAGGGTCGGAGTGTGCATGAAGACCTTTGCAGACGTAGATCGCCAAGTGCTGCCCATTGTGGGGAAATGTTTAGACGGCATGACGAAAGGCGCTGAATCCATTGACCCCAAGACT GATTCACAGCAGGTGGTGGAGTCCTATAAGTCTGGGTTCGAGCCCCCGGGGGATGTGGAGTTCGAGGACTACGGCCAGGCCATGAAGAGGACGGCGTCTGAAACCAGCCTGTCCAACACCAGAGAGGCCAAGGAGAGGCCTGCTGGCAAGAGCAAGGGCAAACTGTGGCCGTTCATTAAGAACAAGAACAAG CCCCCACCTGCCCCCCCAGCCTCATCCCCGCCCTCACCCTCTGCTGTTCCCAACGACCCCCAGTCTCCCAAGCAGCACAAGGAGCCCCTCTCCCACCGCCTCAACGACTTCATGACCTCCAAACCCAAAATGCACTGCCTCCGGAGCCTGAGGCGAGGG CAACAGTCGCCGCGCTCGCTCATTTGTCACAAAGAGCTAATGAAGAGGACTCTGGGCCGACCCACATATGCTTTCGAGGCCAGGCAATAtgtt CTTTCTCTGAAGCTG ATCACACTCAATTCCCAAGTCCGGAATCTCATTGAG GGTTCTGGACCAGAGGACTTCAGCCACCTGCCGccagagcagaggagaaagAAGCTGCAGGGCAAGATAGACgaattaaacaaagacattcAAAAAGAAATGGACCAGAG GGATGCTTTGACTAAGATGAAAGACGTGTACGTGAAGAACCCTCAGATGGGAGACCCGGCCAGCGTGGACCCCCGGCTAACAGAAATAGGCCAGAACATCGAGAAGCTCCAGTTTGAAGTGCAGAAATTCGAG GGCTGGTtagcggaggtggaggagaggatgccGTCCAAGAGCGACTCGCACCGCAGGAGTGGAATCTACGAGACTCAGAACAGCACGACAGTGAGCAACAACTGCGCGCAGGACAGGGAGA ggccctTGAGCAGCCCGGACGGCAGCTACACGGAGGAGCAGAACTCAGAGACTCAGGTCAAAGTCAACCCCGCCCCCaaccccgcccccgcccccgcccccgccccccactCCATCACGCCGGACTTCGACGACGAGTTCGACGACGACACCCTGCCCACCATCGGCACCTGCAAAGCCTTGTACCCCTTCGAAG GTCAGAACGAGGGCACCATCTCCTTGGTGGAGGGGGAGCTGCTGTACGTGATAGAGGAAGACAAAGGCGACGGCTGGACGCGGGTTCGcaggaacgaggaggaggagggatacGTCCCCACATCCTACGTCGAGGTCTTTTTGGAAACTAATGCCAAAGGTGCTATGACATACATCTAA
- the LOC114866594 gene encoding formin-binding protein 1 isoform X8, translated as MTMLRRKSEFFVFLDSVRSVTSEKDEQKEERQLSPYEEYLQVLLQMKMTIADQFDNLEKHTQWGIEFVEKYTKFVKERSEIEINYAKQIRNLSKKYQPKKNSREDEESKYTVCRAFVTTLNELNDYAGQHELISENLTSQIITELTRFLQELKTERKTHFHDGRKAQQHIESSWKQLESCKRKFERDCKEADRAQQYFEKMDADINVTKADVEKRSSHKARQQAQVRHQMASDSKGDYSAYLQKFNQEQNEHYYTVIPSIFQKLQDMEERRIERVGVCMKTFADVDRQVLPIVGKCLDGMTKGAESIDPKTDSQQVVESYKSGFEPPGDVEFEDYGQAMKRTASETSLSNTREAKERPAGKSKGKLWPFIKNKNKLMSLLTSPHQPPPAPPASSPPSPSAVPNDPQSPKQHKEPLSHRLNDFMTSKPKMHCLRSLRRGLSLKLITLNSQVRNLIEGSGPEDFSHLPPEQRRKKLQGKIDELNKDIQKEMDQRDALTKMKDVYVKNPQMGDPASVDPRLTEIGQNIEKLQFEVQKFEGWLAEVEERMPSKSDSHRRSGIYETQNSTTVSNNCAQDRERPLSSPDGSYTEEQNSETQVKVNPAPNPAPAPAPAPHSITPDFDDEFDDDTLPTIGTCKALYPFEGQNEGTISLVEGELLYVIEEDKGDGWTRVRRNEEEEGYVPTSYVEVFLETNAKGAMTYI; from the exons ATGACCATGTTGCGCAGGAAGAGCGAGTTTTTCGTCTTTTTGGACAGCGTTCGCTCCGTGACATCAGAAAAGgacgagcagaaggaggagcgtCAGCTGAGCCCGTACGAAGAGTATCTACAGGTGCTCCTGCAGATGAAGATGACCATTGCT GATCAGTTTGACAACTTGGAGAAGCATACACAGTGGGGGATCGAGTTTGTGGAGAAGTACACCAAAtttgtaaaagagagatccgaGATCGAGATCAACTATGCAAAACAAATTAG GAATTTATCAAAGAAATATCAACCCAAGAAGAACTCGCGAGAAGATGAGGAAAGCAA GTACACCGTCTGTCGAGCCTTCGTGACGACACTCAACGAGCTAAATGACTACGCGGGTCAACACGAGCTGATATCGGAGAACCTGACGTCTCAAATCATCACCGAACTTACGCGCTTCCTGCAGGAACTCAAGACTGAGAGGAAAACG CACTTCCATGATGGCCgtaaagcacagcagcacatcGAGAGCTCGTGGAAACAGCTGGAATCT tGTAAAAGAAAATTTGAGAGGGACTGCAAAGAGGCCGACAGAGCACAGCAATACTTTGAGAAGATGGATGCTGACATTAACGTGACTAAGGCTGACGTGGAAAAG CGAAGTTCCCACAAG GCACGACAGCAAGCTCAGGTGCGGCACCAGATGGCTTCTGACAGCAAGGGCGACTACTCCGCCTACCTGCAGAAGTTCAACCAGGAACAGAATGAACATTACTACACAGTCATACCCAGCATATTCCAG AAACTTCAAGAcatggaggagagaagaatCGAGAGGGTCGGAGTGTGCATGAAGACCTTTGCAGACGTAGATCGCCAAGTGCTGCCCATTGTGGGGAAATGTTTAGACGGCATGACGAAAGGCGCTGAATCCATTGACCCCAAGACT GATTCACAGCAGGTGGTGGAGTCCTATAAGTCTGGGTTCGAGCCCCCGGGGGATGTGGAGTTCGAGGACTACGGCCAGGCCATGAAGAGGACGGCGTCTGAAACCAGCCTGTCCAACACCAGAGAGGCCAAGGAGAGGCCTGCTGGCAAGAGCAAGGGCAAACTGTGGCCGTTCATTAAGAACAAGAACAAG CTTATGTCCCTGTTAACGTCCCCCCACCAGCCCCCACCTGCCCCCCCAGCCTCATCCCCGCCCTCACCCTCTGCTGTTCCCAACGACCCCCAGTCTCCCAAGCAGCACAAGGAGCCCCTCTCCCACCGCCTCAACGACTTCATGACCTCCAAACCCAAAATGCACTGCCTCCGGAGCCTGAGGCGAGGG CTTTCTCTGAAGCTG ATCACACTCAATTCCCAAGTCCGGAATCTCATTGAG GGTTCTGGACCAGAGGACTTCAGCCACCTGCCGccagagcagaggagaaagAAGCTGCAGGGCAAGATAGACgaattaaacaaagacattcAAAAAGAAATGGACCAGAG GGATGCTTTGACTAAGATGAAAGACGTGTACGTGAAGAACCCTCAGATGGGAGACCCGGCCAGCGTGGACCCCCGGCTAACAGAAATAGGCCAGAACATCGAGAAGCTCCAGTTTGAAGTGCAGAAATTCGAG GGCTGGTtagcggaggtggaggagaggatgccGTCCAAGAGCGACTCGCACCGCAGGAGTGGAATCTACGAGACTCAGAACAGCACGACAGTGAGCAACAACTGCGCGCAGGACAGGGAGA ggccctTGAGCAGCCCGGACGGCAGCTACACGGAGGAGCAGAACTCAGAGACTCAGGTCAAAGTCAACCCCGCCCCCaaccccgcccccgcccccgcccccgccccccactCCATCACGCCGGACTTCGACGACGAGTTCGACGACGACACCCTGCCCACCATCGGCACCTGCAAAGCCTTGTACCCCTTCGAAG GTCAGAACGAGGGCACCATCTCCTTGGTGGAGGGGGAGCTGCTGTACGTGATAGAGGAAGACAAAGGCGACGGCTGGACGCGGGTTCGcaggaacgaggaggaggagggatacGTCCCCACATCCTACGTCGAGGTCTTTTTGGAAACTAATGCCAAAGGTGCTATGACATACATCTAA
- the LOC114866594 gene encoding formin-binding protein 1 isoform X4 gives MTMLRRKSEFFVFLDSVRSVTSEKDEQKEERQLSPYEEYLQVLLQMKMTIADQFDNLEKHTQWGIEFVEKYTKFVKERSEIEINYAKQIRNLSKKYQPKKNSREDEESKYTVCRAFVTTLNELNDYAGQHELISENLTSQIITELTRFLQELKTERKTHFHDGRKAQQHIESSWKQLESCKRKFERDCKEADRAQQYFEKMDADINVTKADVEKARQQAQVRHQMASDSKGDYSAYLQKFNQEQNEHYYTVIPSIFQKLQDMEERRIERVGVCMKTFADVDRQVLPIVGKCLDGMTKGAESIDPKTDSQQVVESYKSGFEPPGDVEFEDYGQAMKRTASETSLSNTREAKERPAGKSKGKLWPFIKNKNKLMSLLTSPHQPPPAPPASSPPSPSAVPNDPQSPKQHKEPLSHRLNDFMTSKPKMHCLRSLRRGQQSPRSLICHKELMKRTLGRPTYAFEARQYVLSLKLITLNSQVRNLIEGSGPEDFSHLPPEQRRKKLQGKIDELNKDIQKEMDQRDALTKMKDVYVKNPQMGDPASVDPRLTEIGQNIEKLQFEVQKFEGWLAEVEERMPSKSDSHRRSGIYETQNSTTVSNNCAQDRERPLSSPDGSYTEEQNSETQVKVNPAPNPAPAPAPAPHSITPDFDDEFDDDTLPTIGTCKALYPFEGQNEGTISLVEGELLYVIEEDKGDGWTRVRRNEEEEGYVPTSYVEVFLETNAKGAMTYI, from the exons ATGACCATGTTGCGCAGGAAGAGCGAGTTTTTCGTCTTTTTGGACAGCGTTCGCTCCGTGACATCAGAAAAGgacgagcagaaggaggagcgtCAGCTGAGCCCGTACGAAGAGTATCTACAGGTGCTCCTGCAGATGAAGATGACCATTGCT GATCAGTTTGACAACTTGGAGAAGCATACACAGTGGGGGATCGAGTTTGTGGAGAAGTACACCAAAtttgtaaaagagagatccgaGATCGAGATCAACTATGCAAAACAAATTAG GAATTTATCAAAGAAATATCAACCCAAGAAGAACTCGCGAGAAGATGAGGAAAGCAA GTACACCGTCTGTCGAGCCTTCGTGACGACACTCAACGAGCTAAATGACTACGCGGGTCAACACGAGCTGATATCGGAGAACCTGACGTCTCAAATCATCACCGAACTTACGCGCTTCCTGCAGGAACTCAAGACTGAGAGGAAAACG CACTTCCATGATGGCCgtaaagcacagcagcacatcGAGAGCTCGTGGAAACAGCTGGAATCT tGTAAAAGAAAATTTGAGAGGGACTGCAAAGAGGCCGACAGAGCACAGCAATACTTTGAGAAGATGGATGCTGACATTAACGTGACTAAGGCTGACGTGGAAAAG GCACGACAGCAAGCTCAGGTGCGGCACCAGATGGCTTCTGACAGCAAGGGCGACTACTCCGCCTACCTGCAGAAGTTCAACCAGGAACAGAATGAACATTACTACACAGTCATACCCAGCATATTCCAG AAACTTCAAGAcatggaggagagaagaatCGAGAGGGTCGGAGTGTGCATGAAGACCTTTGCAGACGTAGATCGCCAAGTGCTGCCCATTGTGGGGAAATGTTTAGACGGCATGACGAAAGGCGCTGAATCCATTGACCCCAAGACT GATTCACAGCAGGTGGTGGAGTCCTATAAGTCTGGGTTCGAGCCCCCGGGGGATGTGGAGTTCGAGGACTACGGCCAGGCCATGAAGAGGACGGCGTCTGAAACCAGCCTGTCCAACACCAGAGAGGCCAAGGAGAGGCCTGCTGGCAAGAGCAAGGGCAAACTGTGGCCGTTCATTAAGAACAAGAACAAG CTTATGTCCCTGTTAACGTCCCCCCACCAGCCCCCACCTGCCCCCCCAGCCTCATCCCCGCCCTCACCCTCTGCTGTTCCCAACGACCCCCAGTCTCCCAAGCAGCACAAGGAGCCCCTCTCCCACCGCCTCAACGACTTCATGACCTCCAAACCCAAAATGCACTGCCTCCGGAGCCTGAGGCGAGGG CAACAGTCGCCGCGCTCGCTCATTTGTCACAAAGAGCTAATGAAGAGGACTCTGGGCCGACCCACATATGCTTTCGAGGCCAGGCAATAtgtt CTTTCTCTGAAGCTG ATCACACTCAATTCCCAAGTCCGGAATCTCATTGAG GGTTCTGGACCAGAGGACTTCAGCCACCTGCCGccagagcagaggagaaagAAGCTGCAGGGCAAGATAGACgaattaaacaaagacattcAAAAAGAAATGGACCAGAG GGATGCTTTGACTAAGATGAAAGACGTGTACGTGAAGAACCCTCAGATGGGAGACCCGGCCAGCGTGGACCCCCGGCTAACAGAAATAGGCCAGAACATCGAGAAGCTCCAGTTTGAAGTGCAGAAATTCGAG GGCTGGTtagcggaggtggaggagaggatgccGTCCAAGAGCGACTCGCACCGCAGGAGTGGAATCTACGAGACTCAGAACAGCACGACAGTGAGCAACAACTGCGCGCAGGACAGGGAGA ggccctTGAGCAGCCCGGACGGCAGCTACACGGAGGAGCAGAACTCAGAGACTCAGGTCAAAGTCAACCCCGCCCCCaaccccgcccccgcccccgcccccgccccccactCCATCACGCCGGACTTCGACGACGAGTTCGACGACGACACCCTGCCCACCATCGGCACCTGCAAAGCCTTGTACCCCTTCGAAG GTCAGAACGAGGGCACCATCTCCTTGGTGGAGGGGGAGCTGCTGTACGTGATAGAGGAAGACAAAGGCGACGGCTGGACGCGGGTTCGcaggaacgaggaggaggagggatacGTCCCCACATCCTACGTCGAGGTCTTTTTGGAAACTAATGCCAAAGGTGCTATGACATACATCTAA
- the LOC114866594 gene encoding formin-binding protein 1 isoform X6: protein MTMLRRKSEFFVFLDSVRSVTSEKDEQKEERQLSPYEEYLQVLLQMKMTIADQFDNLEKHTQWGIEFVEKYTKFVKERSEIEINYAKQIRNLSKKYQPKKNSREDEESKYTVCRAFVTTLNELNDYAGQHELISENLTSQIITELTRFLQELKTERKTHFHDGRKAQQHIESSWKQLESCKRKFERDCKEADRAQQYFEKMDADINVTKADVEKRSSHKARQQAQVRHQMASDSKGDYSAYLQKFNQEQNEHYYTVIPSIFQKLQDMEERRIERVGVCMKTFADVDRQVLPIVGKCLDGMTKGAESIDPKTDSQQVVESYKSGFEPPGDVEFEDYGQAMKRTASETSLSNTREAKERPAGKSKGKLWPFIKNKNKLMSLLTSPHQPPPAPPASSPPSPSAVPNDPQSPKQHKEPLSHRLNDFMTSKPKMHCLRSLRRGQQSPRSLICHKELMKRTLGRPTYAFEARQYVLSLKLGSGPEDFSHLPPEQRRKKLQGKIDELNKDIQKEMDQRDALTKMKDVYVKNPQMGDPASVDPRLTEIGQNIEKLQFEVQKFEGWLAEVEERMPSKSDSHRRSGIYETQNSTTVSNNCAQDRERPLSSPDGSYTEEQNSETQVKVNPAPNPAPAPAPAPHSITPDFDDEFDDDTLPTIGTCKALYPFEGQNEGTISLVEGELLYVIEEDKGDGWTRVRRNEEEEGYVPTSYVEVFLETNAKGAMTYI from the exons ATGACCATGTTGCGCAGGAAGAGCGAGTTTTTCGTCTTTTTGGACAGCGTTCGCTCCGTGACATCAGAAAAGgacgagcagaaggaggagcgtCAGCTGAGCCCGTACGAAGAGTATCTACAGGTGCTCCTGCAGATGAAGATGACCATTGCT GATCAGTTTGACAACTTGGAGAAGCATACACAGTGGGGGATCGAGTTTGTGGAGAAGTACACCAAAtttgtaaaagagagatccgaGATCGAGATCAACTATGCAAAACAAATTAG GAATTTATCAAAGAAATATCAACCCAAGAAGAACTCGCGAGAAGATGAGGAAAGCAA GTACACCGTCTGTCGAGCCTTCGTGACGACACTCAACGAGCTAAATGACTACGCGGGTCAACACGAGCTGATATCGGAGAACCTGACGTCTCAAATCATCACCGAACTTACGCGCTTCCTGCAGGAACTCAAGACTGAGAGGAAAACG CACTTCCATGATGGCCgtaaagcacagcagcacatcGAGAGCTCGTGGAAACAGCTGGAATCT tGTAAAAGAAAATTTGAGAGGGACTGCAAAGAGGCCGACAGAGCACAGCAATACTTTGAGAAGATGGATGCTGACATTAACGTGACTAAGGCTGACGTGGAAAAG CGAAGTTCCCACAAG GCACGACAGCAAGCTCAGGTGCGGCACCAGATGGCTTCTGACAGCAAGGGCGACTACTCCGCCTACCTGCAGAAGTTCAACCAGGAACAGAATGAACATTACTACACAGTCATACCCAGCATATTCCAG AAACTTCAAGAcatggaggagagaagaatCGAGAGGGTCGGAGTGTGCATGAAGACCTTTGCAGACGTAGATCGCCAAGTGCTGCCCATTGTGGGGAAATGTTTAGACGGCATGACGAAAGGCGCTGAATCCATTGACCCCAAGACT GATTCACAGCAGGTGGTGGAGTCCTATAAGTCTGGGTTCGAGCCCCCGGGGGATGTGGAGTTCGAGGACTACGGCCAGGCCATGAAGAGGACGGCGTCTGAAACCAGCCTGTCCAACACCAGAGAGGCCAAGGAGAGGCCTGCTGGCAAGAGCAAGGGCAAACTGTGGCCGTTCATTAAGAACAAGAACAAG CTTATGTCCCTGTTAACGTCCCCCCACCAGCCCCCACCTGCCCCCCCAGCCTCATCCCCGCCCTCACCCTCTGCTGTTCCCAACGACCCCCAGTCTCCCAAGCAGCACAAGGAGCCCCTCTCCCACCGCCTCAACGACTTCATGACCTCCAAACCCAAAATGCACTGCCTCCGGAGCCTGAGGCGAGGG CAACAGTCGCCGCGCTCGCTCATTTGTCACAAAGAGCTAATGAAGAGGACTCTGGGCCGACCCACATATGCTTTCGAGGCCAGGCAATAtgtt CTTTCTCTGAAGCTG GGTTCTGGACCAGAGGACTTCAGCCACCTGCCGccagagcagaggagaaagAAGCTGCAGGGCAAGATAGACgaattaaacaaagacattcAAAAAGAAATGGACCAGAG GGATGCTTTGACTAAGATGAAAGACGTGTACGTGAAGAACCCTCAGATGGGAGACCCGGCCAGCGTGGACCCCCGGCTAACAGAAATAGGCCAGAACATCGAGAAGCTCCAGTTTGAAGTGCAGAAATTCGAG GGCTGGTtagcggaggtggaggagaggatgccGTCCAAGAGCGACTCGCACCGCAGGAGTGGAATCTACGAGACTCAGAACAGCACGACAGTGAGCAACAACTGCGCGCAGGACAGGGAGA ggccctTGAGCAGCCCGGACGGCAGCTACACGGAGGAGCAGAACTCAGAGACTCAGGTCAAAGTCAACCCCGCCCCCaaccccgcccccgcccccgcccccgccccccactCCATCACGCCGGACTTCGACGACGAGTTCGACGACGACACCCTGCCCACCATCGGCACCTGCAAAGCCTTGTACCCCTTCGAAG GTCAGAACGAGGGCACCATCTCCTTGGTGGAGGGGGAGCTGCTGTACGTGATAGAGGAAGACAAAGGCGACGGCTGGACGCGGGTTCGcaggaacgaggaggaggagggatacGTCCCCACATCCTACGTCGAGGTCTTTTTGGAAACTAATGCCAAAGGTGCTATGACATACATCTAA